In Zingiber officinale cultivar Zhangliang chromosome 1A, Zo_v1.1, whole genome shotgun sequence, a genomic segment contains:
- the LOC122038552 gene encoding homeobox-leucine zipper protein HOX13-like, whose translation MKRLRSSDSFEAEERGKFEECEEDLAGINEAEPALGEKKRRLSAEQVKALEKNFEVENKLEPERKERLAQDLGLQPRQVAVWFQNRRARWKTKQMERDYAALSARHDALKLDCNALHRVKEALLAEIRELKGKIAERSEMKAVEEEGMPALIYTKDGASDSDTSAVLNDEAGPYAVAVVLNDQQRHCLMEFKSQNTSSMRLGNEEENNCCYLEEEFMGEELCSSFFSEEPAASLPWYCSQGWE comes from the exons ATGAAGAGGCTCAGAAGCTCCGATTCGTTTGAAG CGGAAGAAAGGGGCAAGTTTGAGGAGTGCGAGGAGGATCTTGCCGGCATCAATGAGGCGGAGCCGGCGTTGGGGGAGAAGAAACGGCGGCTTAGCGCTGAGCAGGTGAAGGCCCTGGAGAAGAACTTCGAGGTGGAGAACAAGCTGGAGCCGGAAAGGAAGGAAAGGCTAGCGCAGGACCTAGGCCTGCAACCGCGCCAGGTGGCCGTGTGGTTTCAGAACCGCCGCGCGCGGTGGAAGACGAAGCAGATGGAGCGCGACTACGCCGCCCTCAGCGCCCGCCACGACGCCCTCAAGCTCGACTGCAACGCCCTCCACCGCGTCAAGGAGGCGCTCCTCGCAGAG ATAAGAGAGCTCAAAGGCAAGATTGCGGAACGCTCTGAGATGAAAGCAGTGGAGGAAGAAGGAATGCCTGCTTTGATCTACACCAAGGACGGGGCCTCCGACAGCGACACGAGCGCGGTGTTGAACGATGAAGCAGGCCCATATGCTGTCGCCGTGGTGTTGAACGACCAACAGCGACACTGTTTGATGGAATTCAAGTCTCAGAACACTTCTTCAATGCGCTTGGGGAATGAGGAGGAGAATAACTGCTGCTACTTGGAGGAGGAATTCATGGGGGAGGAGCTCTGCAGCAGCTTCTTCTCCGAGGAGCCAGCTGCGAGCCTCCCCTGGTATTGCTCCCAAGGATGGGAGTAA
- the LOC122038553 gene encoding protein N-lysine methyltransferase METTL21A-like — protein MEDASTEQNTAAAAATMPMSRLGAYENAVELVETATEEILLLWALQQPASRRQNLFVRHSSQTLAIDACGQHLTIHQSPSSMSTPGVTGAVMWDSGIVLGKFLEHSVDSGTLRLHGKRIIELGAGCGLVGCIAALLGADAVLTDLPDRLKLLKKNVDQNVEKGNRRGSTLVTELVWGDDLDQELLDPLPDIVLGSDVVYSEGAVEDLLLTLKQICGFQTTVFLAGELRNDAVLEYFFEVAMKEFLIGRVDKTQWHPDYRSDRVALYVLVKK, from the exons ATGGAAGATGCATCGACGGAGCAAAACACAGCGGCGGCGGCCGCGACCATGCCCATGTCGCGTTTAGGAGCGTATGAAAACGCCGTGGAGTTGGTTGAGACGGCGACGGAGGAGATACTACTTCTGTGGGCGTTGCAGCAACCGGCGTCGCGGCGGCAGAATCTCTTCGTTAGACACTCGTCGCAAACCCTCGCAATCGACGCCTGCGGCCAACACCTTACCATCCACCAGTCCCCTTCCTCCATG AGCACGCCTGGAGTTACCGGGGCCGTGATGTGGGACAGCGGAATTGTTCTCGGCAAGTTCTTGGAGCATTCTGTGGATTCGGGAACCCTACGTCTCCATGGAAAAAGAATCATCGAACTCGGTGCTGGCTGCGGCTTAGTTGG CTGTATAGCAGCTCTCTTGGGCGCAGATGCCGTTCTGACTGACTTACCTGATCGGCTGAAGCTTTTGAAGAAAAATGTAGATCAGAATGTGGAGAAAGGAAATAGGCGTGGTTCAACGCTAGTCACTGAGCTTGTATGGGGTGATGATCTGGATCAGGAGCTGCTtgatcccttgcctgatattG TTCTTGGATCAGATGTTGTGTACAGTGAAGGAGCAGTCGAAGATCTATTGTTGACACTAAAACAAATTTGTGGGTTTCAGACAACAGTTTTTTTGGCCGGGGAACTCCGAAATG ATGCTGTGCTCGAGTACTTCTTTGAGGTTGCAATGAAAGAGTTTCTCATCGGTCGAGTTGATAAGACACAATGGCATCCTGATTACCGTAGTGATCGAGTAGCACTTTATGTTCTCGTAAAGAAATGA